In Candidatus Cloacimonadota bacterium, a single genomic region encodes these proteins:
- a CDS encoding glycosyltransferase, translating into MEKKLAKLLFISAYNSTYVKTDLSILEKSFKVRTLIISNWKKNLGKISEIYKGVLWADISYIWFADFVALLVIFFSKLLKKKTVVVIAGYELTKIPEFKYGGQLTLISRMKIKYVLKNADRILTVSDFSKNEIGKFVDLRKVRMIHLGEGLDCEDVKNKKENLVVTVGKAQRNPRNIMKLKGLDTFVKAAKQIPEAEFVIIGEYDNETYNYLREGSSNIIFTGNLSKEQTLKWFRKAKVYCHLSYRESFGLALLEAMNCGCIPFVTSNGALPEVVGDTGYYVRYGDVEDTVKAINKALKSKNNEQARERAEEMFPLQKREEELNKIMKEIL; encoded by the coding sequence ATGGAAAAAAAATTAGCCAAACTATTATTTATTTCTGCTTACAATTCGACTTATGTAAAAACTGATCTATCTATTTTAGAAAAAAGTTTTAAGGTCAGAACCTTGATCATATCTAATTGGAAAAAGAATTTGGGTAAAATTTCTGAAATATATAAAGGTGTTTTATGGGCGGATATTTCATATATCTGGTTTGCTGATTTTGTAGCTTTACTGGTTATTTTTTTCTCAAAGCTGTTGAAGAAAAAAACTGTTGTTGTTATTGCCGGATATGAGCTGACAAAAATCCCGGAATTCAAATACGGAGGACAGTTAACTCTCATCTCTCGCATGAAAATAAAATATGTTCTAAAAAATGCAGATCGAATTTTAACGGTTTCTGATTTCAGTAAGAATGAAATCGGTAAATTTGTCGATTTGAGAAAGGTCAGGATGATCCATCTCGGAGAAGGTTTGGATTGTGAAGATGTTAAGAATAAGAAAGAAAATCTCGTCGTTACGGTTGGAAAAGCACAAAGAAATCCCAGAAATATTATGAAATTGAAAGGTCTCGATACTTTTGTTAAAGCTGCGAAACAGATTCCTGAAGCAGAATTTGTCATCATTGGAGAATATGATAATGAAACATATAATTATTTAAGAGAGGGATCTTCCAATATAATATTTACCGGAAATTTATCAAAAGAACAAACTCTTAAATGGTTCCGAAAAGCAAAAGTTTATTGCCATCTTTCTTACCGCGAATCATTTGGTCTTGCCTTGCTGGAAGCGATGAATTGCGGTTGTATTCCGTTTGTAACTTCAAATGGAGCATTACCGGAAGTTGTCGGAGATACGGGTTATTATGTTCGATATGGAGATGTTGAAGATACTGTGAAAGCGATAAATAAAGCATTAAAATCTAAAAACAATGAACAGGCAAGGGAACGAGCTGAAGAAATGTTCCCGCTCCAAAAAAGAGAAGAAGAACTCAATAAAATAATGAAGGAGATCCTATGA